The Streptosporangiales bacterium DNA window AGCACCCACGCCTTCGCGTCCGCGAGCAGCGTCTCGCGGTCGGGCACGAGTACGTCCACCAGGCCGGCGTGCTCGGCGTCGATCGGGCGCAGCTGCTTGCCCTCGGTCAGCAGCGGGAAGGCGGCCTCCAAGCCGAGCATCCGCACCATCCTCGTGATGCCGCCGCCACCGGGGATCAGGCCGAGGGTGACCTCGGGCAACCCCACCCGCACGCTGTCGTCGGCCACGCAGATCCGGTGGTGGCAGGCGAGTGCGATCTCGTAGCCGCCGCCGAGTGCGGAACCGTTCAACGCCGCGACGACCGGCCGGCCGAGCCGTTCCAGCCGCCGCAGCTGGTCCTTCATCCTGGCCACCTCGGTGGTGAACTCCGCCGCCTGCTCGGGGCGGATGGAGGCGAGCATGGCGAGGTCGCCGCCGGCGAAGAACGTCTTCTTCGCGGACGTGACGACCACGCCGGCGATGTCGTCGCGCTCGGCCTCCAGCCGGTCGACCGTCGCGCCCATCGCCTCGGTGTACTCCGCGCCCATGGTGTTCGCGGACCTGCCGGGCTGGTCGAAGGTCAGCGTGACGACGCGGTCGGCGTCGACGGCGTAGCTGATCATGTCGTCACACCCTCTCGATCACGGTGGCCACGCCCATCCCGCCACCGATGCACAGCGTCGCGACGCCGCGGTGCAGGTCCTGCCGCTCCAGCTCGTCGAGCAACGTGCCGAGCAGCATGCAGCCGGTCGCGCCGAGCGGGTGGCCGAGTGCGATGGCGCCGCCGTTCACGTTCACCCGCTCCGGCGCTACGCCGAGCTCCCGCTGGAAGAGCAGGACGACGGAGGCGAACGCCTCGTTCACCTCGAACAGGTCGATGTCGTCCAGGCCCAGCCCGGCGCGCGCGAGCGCCTTTCGGGTGGCGGGCATCGGGCCGGTGAGCATGATGGTCGGCTCAGTGCCGACGGCCGCGGTGGCGAGGATCCGTGCCCGCGGCCGCACACCGAGCGTCTCGGCCGCGTGCTCGTTGCCGATGAGCATGGCGGCCGCGCCGTCCACGATCTGCGACGAGTTGCCCGGCGTGTGCACGTGCTCGATCCGCTCGACCTCCGGGTACTTGTCGACGGCGACCGCGTCGAAGCCGGCGGCACCCATCTGCGCGAAGCTCGGCTTGAGCCCGGCGAGGCCGGCGAGCGTGGTGTCCGGCCGGATCGTCTCGTCCTGGTCGAGTACGGTCAGCCCGTTCCGGTCCAGCACCGGCACCATCGACCGGTCGAAGAGGCCCTTCTCCCTGGCCAGCGCCGCCTTCTCCTGCGAACGCAGCGCGAACCCGTCGACGTCCTCGCGGTCGAAGCCGGCGCGGGTGGCGATCAGGTCGGCGCTGATGCCCTGCGGTACGAAGCTCAGCTCGCTGTTGGTCTCCGGGTCGATCACCCAGGCGCCGCCGTCGGACCCGATCGGCACCCTGGACATCGACTCCACGCCGCCGGCGACCACGACGTCCTCGAACCCGGACCGTACCTTCGCGGCGGCCATGTTCACGGCCTCGAGGCCGGAGGCACAGAACCGGTTGAGCTGCACGCCTGGCGCGTCGAGGTGCCAGCCGGCCAACAGCGCGGCGGCGCGGTTGATCACGCCGCCCTGCTCGCCCACCGGCGAGACGCAGCCGAACACCACGTCGTCCACCGCGGCGGTGTCCAGCTCGGTGCGTTCGGCGAGCGCGCTGAGCACGCCGGCGGCGAGCGCGACCGGTTTGATCTCGTGCAGCGAGCCGCGTTTGCCGCGACCGCGTGGCGTACGTACCGCGTCGAAGATGTAGGCTTGTGGGTCAGCCATCCCGCACCGTCCCTGTGCTGAGGTCGTCCCCCACGCTAGCCCGCGGCACCCGGCCCCGGGATGACCGCACTGCTAGGCCGGGCTGGCGCAACCGCTCAGGGCAGCCGCCAGTCGACGGGGACGCCGCCGCGCTCGGTGAGCAGCTCGTTCGCGCGGCTGAACGGCCGGGAGCCGAAGAAGCCACGGTCGGCGGACATCGGGCTGGGGTGCGGGCTCTTGATGACGGGGGTGTCGCCGAGCAGCGGCTGCAGCGACTGCGCGTCCCTGCCCCACAGGATCGCGACCAGCGGCGCGCCGCGTTCGACCAAACCGCGGATGGCCTGGTCGGTGACGGCCTCCCAGCCCTTGCCGCGGTGCGACGCCGGCGCGCCCGGCCGTACGGTGAGGCTGCGGTTGAGCAGCAGCACCCCGTTCTCCGCCCAGGCGGTCAGGTCGCCGTTGGCCGGCGTCGGGTACCCCAGGTCGTCGGAGTACTCCCTGAAGATGTTCACCAGGCTGCGCGGGACCGGCCGTACGTCCGGCGCGACGGAGAACGAGAGGCCGACCGGGTGGCCGGGCGTCGGGTACGGGTCCTGACCGACGATCAGTACCCGGACGTTGTCCAGGGGCTGCTGGAACGCGCGGAGGACGTGCTCACCTGCCGGCAGGTAGCCGCGACCTGCCTCGAGTTCGGTGCGCAGGAAGCCGCCCATGGCAGTGATCTGTTCGGCGACCGGCGCGAGCACCTTCGCCCAGCCGGTGTCCACGAGCTCTTCGAGTGGTCGTGCGGGCACGCACCGGACCCTACCGCGACGCCTCACCCGCCGCCGAGACGGTGCTGCCACGGGACGAGCGGCGGTTCACCGCCGCGTACCCCAGCCCGGTCGCGCAGTGGCCGAGCGCAATGAGCGTCAACACCGCGTACGACTTGCCGGTGGCGGGCAGGGCCACCGCCGCGACGGCCGCGGCCGAGACGAACGAGACGTTGAACAGCACGTCGTAGAACGAGAACACCCGGCCGCGGAACGAGTCGTCCACTGTCTCCTGAACGAGCGTGTCGACGCAGATCTTCATGCTCTGCGCCGCCAGCCCGAGCAGCAGCGCCGCAGGGACGAACAGCAGCTCCCGGTACGGCAGCCCGAAGGCCAGCTGTGCCACGCCGGCGCCGACGAGCACGACGGTGATCCAGGTCTGCTTCCGCAGCCGCCTGGTGGCGACCGGCGTGATGAGTGCGGCGAGGAACAGCCCGACGCCGGTGGCGCCGAGCACCAGCGCGAGCCCGCCGATCCCCGCGGCGACCTCGTCCGCGTGGAAGTAGTTGCGGTAGAGCAGCAGCACGGAGAGCGTTGCCAGGCCGTACCAGAACCGCTGCGACGCCATCACCAGCAGCGCGTGCCCGGCCGGGCGCCTGCTCCACACGTGCTGTGCGCCCGCGGCGAGCCCGTGGGCGACGTCGCCGAGCGCCGTCCGTAGCGCCAGCCTGGTCGGGCCGTCGTCCGGGCCGAGCAGCTGCTTCGCCATGGTGAGCGCCACCAGCGACGAGCAGAGGTACCACACAGTGGTGGTCGCGAGCAGCAAGGCGGTGCCGGTCGCGCCCTCGCCGAACACCAGCCGCAGGCCGTAGCCGAGGCCGCCGCCGGCGAACGCGGCGATCGTGCCGGACGTGGTGGACAGCGAGTTGGCCGTCACCAGCTCCGTACGCGCGACCACGTGCGGCAGCGCCGCGGACAGGGCGGCGAGGAAGAACCTGTTGACGCTGACGACGGCGAGCCCGAGGCCGAGCAGCACGGCCAGCGGTGCGCCTGCGGCGATCACGCCGGCCATGACCAGCACAAGCGAGCCGCGTACGAGGTTCGCGAAGACCAGCACCTGCCGGCGCCGCCAGCGGTCGAGGAAGACCCCGGCCCAGGGGCCGACGAGCGAGTACGGCAGCAGCAGCGCGGCGAACGCGCCGGCGACGGCCGGTGCGGTGGGCTGCCGCTGCGGGTCGAAGAACGCGTACGCCGCCAGCGCCACCTGGAACAGGCCGTCGCCGGACTGCGAGATCAGCCGGGTGGCGTAGAGCCGGCGGAAGTCGCGTCCGGCGAGTACCGACCGGAGCCCACGGAGTCGTCGCACCTGTTCACACTAGGGCGTAGCGTTTGAACCCGGCCGGCGCGATCGGAGGAGGTCGTCGTGGCGGTGAGCCTGAAGGACGTCGCAGCCGTCGCCGGCGTCTCCATCAAGACCGTGTCGAACGTCGTCCACGACTACCCGCACGTCACCCCGGCGACCCGGCAGCGCGTTTTGGACGCGATCGAGTCGCTCGGCTACCGGCCCAACCTCTCGGCGCGGAACCTGCGGCGCGGGCGTACCGACCTGATCGCGTTGGCGCTGCCCCAGTTGGACGCGCCGTACTTCGCCGAGCTGGCTCGGTTCGTCATCAAGGCGGCCGAGGAGCAGTCGTGGACGGTGCTGATCGACCAGACCGACGGGTTGCGTGACCGCGAGCTGGTCGCCGTCCAGGGCCTCGGCACGAACCTGGTCGACGGGGTGCTGCTCAGCCCGCTCGCGCTCGGCCGCGACGACCTGGCCGAGATCCGGGTGGACATCCCGCTCGTCCTGCTCGGCGAGCTGGTCTCGCACGGGCCGGCCTGCCACGTCGCCATCGACAACGTCGCCGCGGCCAGGCAGGCGGTCGACCATCTCACCGGCCTCGGCCGGCGGCGGGTCGCGGCGATCGGTGCGCAGGAGACCGCGGCGGGCGAGACCGCGCGGCTGCG harbors:
- a CDS encoding acetyl-CoA C-acetyltransferase; the encoded protein is MADPQAYIFDAVRTPRGRGKRGSLHEIKPVALAAGVLSALAERTELDTAAVDDVVFGCVSPVGEQGGVINRAAALLAGWHLDAPGVQLNRFCASGLEAVNMAAAKVRSGFEDVVVAGGVESMSRVPIGSDGGAWVIDPETNSELSFVPQGISADLIATRAGFDREDVDGFALRSQEKAALAREKGLFDRSMVPVLDRNGLTVLDQDETIRPDTTLAGLAGLKPSFAQMGAAGFDAVAVDKYPEVERIEHVHTPGNSSQIVDGAAAMLIGNEHAAETLGVRPRARILATAAVGTEPTIMLTGPMPATRKALARAGLGLDDIDLFEVNEAFASVVLLFQRELGVAPERVNVNGGAIALGHPLGATGCMLLGTLLDELERQDLHRGVATLCIGGGMGVATVIERV
- a CDS encoding substrate-binding domain-containing protein; translated protein: MAVSLKDVAAVAGVSIKTVSNVVHDYPHVTPATRQRVLDAIESLGYRPNLSARNLRRGRTDLIALALPQLDAPYFAELARFVIKAAEEQSWTVLIDQTDGLRDRELVAVQGLGTNLVDGVLLSPLALGRDDLAEIRVDIPLVLLGELVSHGPACHVAIDNVAAARQAVDHLTGLGRRRVAAIGAQETAAGETARLRQAGYEAALTAAGLPVVPELIASADDFSRATGAAAMQALLALPDPPDAVFCFSDLLALGAVRTLYERGLRVPDDVAVMGFDDIEEGAYSVPTLSTVAPDKEQIAAEAVRTLAARVRGEEEEPRELTADHRLVLRESTLSCDAS
- a CDS encoding MFS transporter, whose amino-acid sequence is MRRLRGLRSVLAGRDFRRLYATRLISQSGDGLFQVALAAYAFFDPQRQPTAPAVAGAFAALLLPYSLVGPWAGVFLDRWRRRQVLVFANLVRGSLVLVMAGVIAAGAPLAVLLGLGLAVVSVNRFFLAALSAALPHVVARTELVTANSLSTTSGTIAAFAGGGLGYGLRLVFGEGATGTALLLATTTVWYLCSSLVALTMAKQLLGPDDGPTRLALRTALGDVAHGLAAGAQHVWSRRPAGHALLVMASQRFWYGLATLSVLLLYRNYFHADEVAAGIGGLALVLGATGVGLFLAALITPVATRRLRKQTWITVVLVGAGVAQLAFGLPYRELLFVPAALLLGLAAQSMKICVDTLVQETVDDSFRGRVFSFYDVLFNVSFVSAAAVAAVALPATGKSYAVLTLIALGHCATGLGYAAVNRRSSRGSTVSAAGEASR
- a CDS encoding uracil-DNA glycosylase, whose translation is MPARPLEELVDTGWAKVLAPVAEQITAMGGFLRTELEAGRGYLPAGEHVLRAFQQPLDNVRVLIVGQDPYPTPGHPVGLSFSVAPDVRPVPRSLVNIFREYSDDLGYPTPANGDLTAWAENGVLLLNRSLTVRPGAPASHRGKGWEAVTDQAIRGLVERGAPLVAILWGRDAQSLQPLLGDTPVIKSPHPSPMSADRGFFGSRPFSRANELLTERGGVPVDWRLP